CACGCTCGGATTGACCCCGACCGAGGCGATCACCCTTTTTTACACGCAGGTGACGCTGCGGCGCGGCCTGCCGTTCGAGGTGAAAATCCCGAACAAGGCGACCCAGGCGGCCCTGCGCGAGGCCGAGCAGGGCCGGAACCTCAAGCGGTGGAAGAGCCTCGGCGCGCTCAAGGCCGCCCATCGCTGATGCGGGCCATCCGGACGACGCGGAGGTTCGAGCGCGACCTCAAGCGGACCCGGAAACGCGGCAAGAAGCTCGACAAACTGTGGTCGGTGGTCGAACGGCTGCAACAGGGGGAGCCGCTCGATCCTCGCCATCGGCGCCATCGCCTGTCGGGCGAGTGGTCGCTCCATTGGGAGTGCCATGTCGAGCCCGATTGGCTTCTCATCTGGCACGAGGACGACGCCGGCGGACTGGTTCTCGTCCGAACCGGAACCCATTCGGACCTGTTCGATTGATCCGCCGCGCGGCCGCGCCGGTCCGGCGTTCGAGGAGTATGCGTATTGAGCGGACTCGAACTACGCCAGCAACGCCTCGATAATGTCCCACCTATTTTTGTACTCATCGATTCGCCAGCCGGTAAAAGACTTGTGCGGTGGTAAGTGAATTGTCCGCACTTTGCTTTCATTGTGCTTTTGGCCTTTCTTACCGGGCGTCTTCAGCCATTCCTTGTGCGCCTTAATAACATTTTCGGAAACGATTGAAGACGGAATCACATAGTATTCAAAAGGAGCGTTCTGCGTTACGGTCGGGATTCCCGCAAGAACCCAGATGAAATTCTTTCCGTAGTCTTTTTGCGCCTTTACTCCAACAGACACAGTTCGATTGCCAGGCACGAAAGTTTTCACTTGAATGTGAACGAACTTCGTCCCTTCTTTGTTGCTGCAGAGAATGTCAGTATTTGGTGTGTTGCCGATAGTGACAAGTGCAACTAGGTCTCTACGGCACAATTCCCCTGCCACAAAGAATTGGCTGGAGTTAGCCCGCGAAGATTTATCTGGTTTAGAAGACTTTGCTCGATCGTTCATTGCTTGGTTCCAATCGTACCCACTTACCTCTCTCACACCGCCGTCCCGTCGACGGTGATCTGATCTCCGATCAGCGTCGGCTGGCTTACGTGGCCTAGGACGAACGCTCGCTCCCGCCCGTGGCCTCCCGGATCATCGCGTCCACCGCCTTTTCGAGCTCGGTCAAGCGGCCCTGCGCGACGTTCTAGATGATCCGGTCGTCCACTTTCGCGTACTCATGGCGGAGCAGGTTCCCGATCGCGGCGATTTCCGGCCAGGGGATCGCGGGAAACCTCGCCTTCGTTTCGGACGGAAGATGGCGGCTGGCTTCCGAGATGATCTCGATGCCGCGCTCGGTCGCGCGGCGCATGGACCAAACGTCCTTGTAGATTTCGAATGTGACGCCGGCGAGGGTTTCGGAAATGCCGTTGATCGCGTCGCGCATGTCGTGAAGCCGGGTAAGAACGGTCTTCCCGGCCATCAGAAAACGCGCTCGGCCTCGGCGAGGATGCGGTCGCGGATCGCGGGATGCAGGCCGGCGCGGGTGGTGAGATCGACCTCGGTCCCGAGATAACCGGCGATATTCTCTTTCAGACGGATCAATTCGATCAGGCTGAAATCGCCGGCTTCGTCGTAGTCGATGAACAAATCGACGTCGCTTCCGGGTCCGGCTTCGCCGCGAAGCGCCGACCCGAACAAAAAAAGCGAGGTCGCGCCGCCCGCGCGGATGTCCCGCTCGTGGCGCTTCAAGGCCTGAATGACTTGGTCCCGGTTCATGGCCGAATTATAGCATCGGCCGATTGACGGCTTGGCGCGAATTTCGCTCCGCGCCCCACCCCCTCCCCGGCCCTCCCCCGTCAAGGGGGAGGGGACCAAGAGTTAAGGCACGCCGAACTTTTCCCTCCTCCCGTCGCGCCGATAGGCGCGCATTCGCGCGACGCGGGGGAGGGTTGGGGCGGGGGGTTAAATCCGCCCGGTCGGAATTCCGTCTGAAACGGTCCGAAAAGGCGGCGGCGTTCACACCGCTGCCGCCGACGGTGAGCTGATCGACCTTCAGCGTCGGCTGGCCGACGCCGACCGGCACGCCTTACTCCCTTGCAAGGGATATCAAATTGTAGTAACGATTTGCGGTGGACTACGAATGGGACGACGCCAAGAGCAGAGCCAACGCGGCGAAGCACGGCGTGCCGTTCAAAGCGGCCGAAACCTTCGATTGGGAATCGGCCCTGGTCGTCGAGGATGCGCGCGCGGGTTACGGCGAGTCGCGGTTCGTCGCGGTGGGATTTATCGCCAATCGTCTTCACGTGATGGCGTTCACCCGGCGCGGCGGCAACATTCGCGTCATCAGCCTGCGCAAGGCGAACAAGCGGGAGCACCGGTATTATGACGAAGCGATTGACTGATCGGCGCGGCGACGTGCGTCCTCTCGCCAAATCCGATTTTCGGAAGATGAAGCCGGCGCGGGAAGCGATGCCGGACGTGGTCGCGCATTATCGGCGGACACGGGGGCCGCAGAAAGCGCCGACCAAGGTGTCCACGACAATCCGACTCGATGCCAAGGTGATCGACTTCTTCAAGGCCAAGGGGCCGCGGTGGCAATCGCGGATCAACGACGCTCTAAAGGCGGTCGTCGATTCGGCGAAGTAGCTCACACCGCCGTGCCGCCGACGGTGAGCTGGTCGACCTTCAGCGTCGGCTGGCCGACGCCGACCGGCACGCCCTGGCCGTCCTTGCCGCAGGTGCCGATGCCGGGGTCGAGCTCCATGTCGTCGCCGATCATCGAAACCTTGGTCAGCACGTCGGGGCCGTTGCCGATCAGCGTCGCGCCCTTCACCGGGGCGCCGATCTTGCCGTTCTCGATCTGGTAGGCCTCGGTGCACGAGAACACGAACTTGCCGGACGTGATGTCCACCTGGCCGCCGCCGAAGGTGACGGCGTAAAGGCCCTTCTTGACCGAGGCGATGATTTCGTCGCGTTTCGCCTTGCCCGCCAGCATGTAGGTGTTGGTCATGCGCGGCATCGGCGAATGGGCGAAGCTTTCGCGCCGGCCGTTGCCGGTCGGGCGCATGCCCATCAGCCGCGCGTTCAACCGGTCGTTCAGGTAGCCGACCAGGACGCCGTCCTCGATCAGCACGGTGCGCGAACTCGGCGTGCCCTCGTCGTCGACGGTGAGCGAGCCGCGCCGCTCGGCGAGCGTGCCGTCGTCGACCACGGTCACGCCCGGCGCGGCGATGCGCGTCCCCATCAGCCCGGCGAAGGCCGAGGTCTTCTTGCGGTTGAAATCGCCCTCGAGGCCGTGGCCGATCGCCTCGTGCAGCAGGATGCCGGGCCAGCCCGATCCCAGCACTACCGGCATTTCGCCCGCCGGCGCCGGCACCGATTCGAGATTGACCAGCGCCTGGCGCAGCGCCTCGTCGACCACGTGCCGCCACGAATCGGGCGCGATGAAGCGGTCGTAGGCGACGCGCCCGCCGGTGCCGAAGCTGCCGGTTTCCATGCGGCCGTCCTTTTCCACCACCACCTGGACGTTGAGGCGAACCAGGGGCCGGATGTCGGCGACGCGGAGGCCGCCCAGGCGCACGATCTGCACCGCCTGCCACGAGCCCATCAGCGACGCGCTCACCTGCTTGACGCGCGAATCCTTGATGCGCGCGTAGGCGTCGATGTCCTCCAGCACCTTGACCTTGGTGGGGAACGGCACCGGGGAAAGCGGATTGTCGGAACCGTAGAGCGCGCGGTTGGTGCCGCTGGGCGGCTCGGCATGGGTGCCGCCCCGGCCGGCGCGCACCGCCCGCACCGTGTCGGCGGCGCGCTTCAAGGCCGCGTCCGACAGCTCGGTCGCGTGCGCGAACGCGGTCACCTCGCCCGACACGGCGCGGAGCCCGAACCCCTGCGCCGCGTCGAAGCTCGCGGTCTTGAGCCGGCCGTCGTCGAAGGCGAACGCCTCCGACTGGCGGTATTCGAGGAACAGCTCGCCGTCGTCGGCGCCTTGAAGCGCCTCCGCGACCCGCTTTTCGGCCTGGGCGCGCTCCAATCCGGCGCGGCCGTAGAACAGTTCGTCGGTCTGGGCGAGGTCGGAGGCGGGGGCCAGGGCCATCGGCGGCGGTTTCCTTCGCGAAAATGTCGCCCGTCCGTCGCGGGAGCGAATGACGGGGGCGGCGGTCCCCATGATATATAGGGGGCGGACAGCGAAAAGACGACCCGAAAGACCACCCGAAAAACCGCAGGGGTTTTATGACGCCGTTTCCCGAACACCCCCAGCGCCGCGCCCTGATCGACGAGGTCCACGCCCGGCCCTATCTCCTGCTGCGCGCGCCGACGCGGCTTTCCCATCTCGCGGTGCTGACCGGGGAAGGCGGCCAGGAGGCCGAGCGCGACCATCTCGCCCGGCTCTGCCAGGCGTTCAACGTGCCGCCGCCGCCCCGGGACGCGGCCCTGTTCACCGTCCGTCTCGGCGGGCTCCTGTTCCGCTGGGAACGGCACACGGAATTCTCGGCCTACACCTTCGTCGCCGACGGCCCGTTCGAGCAGCCGTTCAAGGACCCGCCGGCCGCGCGCCTGCCCGCCGATTGGCTGAAGGCTCTCCCGGGCGAAACCATTTCGGCCGTGCACATCGCGATCGAGCCCGCCTCCGCGCCCGACCGGGCGGTGGAGCAGACCTCGGCCCTGTTCGACAACAACACCGTGATCGGCAGCGCGGTGCACGGCGAGAAGGCCCGGGTGTGGACCGACGTGCGCGTGCACGCCGACGGCTACGGCCGTTTCCTGGTCAAGGACCTCGGCCTCAACCAGCGCCAACTCGGCCGCCTGGCGCAGCGCCTGGTGGAGATCAACTCCTACTCCCTGCTCGCCATGCTCGCCTATCCGATCGCGCGCGCCGCGTTGCCCCGGATCGCGGCGCTGGAACGCGAGCTTTCGCAATCGGTCAAGACGCTGTCCGGGCTTTCCGGGCTCGGCGACGAACGGACGCTGCTCGACCGCCTGTCGGCGCTGGCGGCGGAAGCCGAAGCCGTCGGCGCCGCGACCAGTTATCGCTTCTCCGCGGCCAAGGCCTACTCGGCGCTGGTCGCGCAGCGGTTCGAGGATTTGCGCGCGACCCGCCTCGAATGGATGCAGCCGCTCGACGAATTCATGCTCCGCCGCCTGGCGCCGGCGATGGAAACCTGCGCCAGCGTCGCCACCCGCCAGGACAGCCTGTCGGTCCGCGTCGCGCGGGCGAGCGATCTGCTGCGCACGCGGGTCGACGTCGCGCTCGAGGCGCAGAACCGCGACCTGCTCCGTTCCATGAACCGCCGCGCCCGCGCGCAGCTCCGCCTGCAGCAGACGGTCGAGGGATTGTCGGTCGCGGCCATCAGCTACTACGTCGTCGGGCTCGTCGCCTACGCCGCCAAGGCGGCGCACGGGGCCGGCGTCAAAATCGATCCCGATCTCGCCGCCGGGATCGCCATCCCGATCGTGGTCGGCCTGGTCTGGTTCGCGATCCGGCGCCTGCGCAAGGCGGTGGTCGGCAAGGGCGAAGACGACGCATGAAGCGCTCTTAGGTATGTGGAAATCTTAGTTTTTTCATCGGACAGCGGTGATTGTTCTTGACTTGTTCCCGCGCAAGATATAGTAGAAACAGGAATCTATCACATCAAAATATTGAATAATCCGATGGGCCGCTATGTAGCGGCAATTGGGTAATTGAAAACATTCTGATGCATCGAGACATCGACCTTCGGCGGATAAACCTTCGCGTTACCGATCCCTATAAACAGGAGGGACTTGTATCGACGATTCCTGTCGAGATTACACTCGTCGATGTTCTTAACACTTATAGCTTTGAACGATGGCCGCATGAAAAAGTGCGTTGCGTGAAATGTAAT
This Rhodospirillales bacterium DNA region includes the following protein-coding sequences:
- a CDS encoding BrnA antitoxin family protein gives rise to the protein MTKRLTDRRGDVRPLAKSDFRKMKPAREAMPDVVAHYRRTRGPQKAPTKVSTTIRLDAKVIDFFKAKGPRWQSRINDALKAVVDSAK
- the tldD gene encoding metalloprotease TldD — protein: MALAPASDLAQTDELFYGRAGLERAQAEKRVAEALQGADDGELFLEYRQSEAFAFDDGRLKTASFDAAQGFGLRAVSGEVTAFAHATELSDAALKRAADTVRAVRAGRGGTHAEPPSGTNRALYGSDNPLSPVPFPTKVKVLEDIDAYARIKDSRVKQVSASLMGSWQAVQIVRLGGLRVADIRPLVRLNVQVVVEKDGRMETGSFGTGGRVAYDRFIAPDSWRHVVDEALRQALVNLESVPAPAGEMPVVLGSGWPGILLHEAIGHGLEGDFNRKKTSAFAGLMGTRIAAPGVTVVDDGTLAERRGSLTVDDEGTPSSRTVLIEDGVLVGYLNDRLNARLMGMRPTGNGRRESFAHSPMPRMTNTYMLAGKAKRDEIIASVKKGLYAVTFGGGQVDITSGKFVFSCTEAYQIENGKIGAPVKGATLIGNGPDVLTKVSMIGDDMELDPGIGTCGKDGQGVPVGVGQPTLKVDQLTVGGTAV
- a CDS encoding type II toxin-antitoxin system RelB/DinJ family antitoxin, translated to MPKSEMIRARVEPGLKHKAETVFGTLGLTPTEAITLFYTQVTLRRGLPFEVKIPNKATQAALREAEQGRNLKRWKSLGALKAAHR
- a CDS encoding DUF3422 domain-containing protein; protein product: MTPFPEHPQRRALIDEVHARPYLLLRAPTRLSHLAVLTGEGGQEAERDHLARLCQAFNVPPPPRDAALFTVRLGGLLFRWERHTEFSAYTFVADGPFEQPFKDPPAARLPADWLKALPGETISAVHIAIEPASAPDRAVEQTSALFDNNTVIGSAVHGEKARVWTDVRVHADGYGRFLVKDLGLNQRQLGRLAQRLVEINSYSLLAMLAYPIARAALPRIAALERELSQSVKTLSGLSGLGDERTLLDRLSALAAEAEAVGAATSYRFSAAKAYSALVAQRFEDLRATRLEWMQPLDEFMLRRLAPAMETCASVATRQDSLSVRVARASDLLRTRVDVALEAQNRDLLRSMNRRARAQLRLQQTVEGLSVAAISYYVVGLVAYAAKAAHGAGVKIDPDLAAGIAIPIVVGLVWFAIRRLRKAVVGKGEDDA
- a CDS encoding DUF86 domain-containing protein: MAGKTVLTRLHDMRDAINGISETLAGVTFEIYKDVWSMRRATERGIEIISEASRHLPSETKARFPAIPWPEIAAIGNLLRHEYAKVDDRII
- a CDS encoding BrnT family toxin; protein product: MDYEWDDAKSRANAAKHGVPFKAAETFDWESALVVEDARAGYGESRFVAVGFIANRLHVMAFTRRGGNIRVISLRKANKREHRYYDEAID
- a CDS encoding type II toxin-antitoxin system YafQ family toxin, which codes for MRAIRTTRRFERDLKRTRKRGKKLDKLWSVVERLQQGEPLDPRHRRHRLSGEWSLHWECHVEPDWLLIWHEDDAGGLVLVRTGTHSDLFD
- a CDS encoding nucleotidyltransferase family protein, which gives rise to MNRDQVIQALKRHERDIRAGGATSLFLFGSALRGEAGPGSDVDLFIDYDEAGDFSLIELIRLKENIAGYLGTEVDLTTRAGLHPAIRDRILAEAERVF